gtctgccttctcaccgtaaacaataggacatggagcgagaaagaccgagtacacccgagcccttccagagaggaggcgtggtcagacacagctcatttacatatttaaaggtacaggcacagaaacagcctgttctgagcagggctgaaatagaggggcttatagacatgatcaaatacaggatcagagtggattttttataaccctaaccctcagAGATCTTCCTACAGCTTTCTCTGGAATTATTGTCGAAGAAATTCAAGATTCAGACAAATACACAGAGATACATAAATCAATAAACAGAGCACATGGCAGCGTAACAGAAAACAGTTGTAGTACTCTTACCTGACAGTGGTAGTCAGTATCGAGTCCGTCCCACAGACTCATGAACTGAGCCTTCATCATGGCCGTGGCCTCGTGATCCGAGCTCGATCGACTCCTCAGGAACGAGTctgttcaaacacaaaaaatatgaatatgaagGATTTTTGGAGGAACAATCAACATGCAGCTAGatcttcatctgtgtgtgtgtgtgtgtgtgtgtgtgtgtgtgtgtgtgtgtgtgtgtatcatacCGATCTCGTCGACAAAGATGATTGACGGCTGCAGTTTGACGGCCAATGAGAAGACGGCAGCGGCCAGTTTCTGAGACTCCCCGTACCATTTGTCCGTCAGCGTGCTCGGCTGCAGGTTGATGAATCGGAACCCCGCCTCCTTGGCCGTCGCCTTGGCGATCAGCGTTTTACCGCAGCCCGGGGGCCCGTACAGCAGCACgcctgttaccatgacaacaaaaagagattttaagtttaaaaaaaaaaaaaagaaaactttccCCGAAGTGTTTGTTCACAAACAAAGAGCAGAACGTTGGTGACCTTTAGGAGGCTGCAGCAGTCTGGATCCCTGGAACAGGTGTCTCTTCTGAACAGGTAAGATAACGGTCTCCTTTAACTCTGTGATGACCTCGTCCAGACCGGCAATGTCCCTCCACGtgatctgaacacacacacacgcacgcacgcacgcgcgcgcacacacacacacacacaccaatctGTAACCATTCTGCCTTGAATTAGTCGGAAAGGCTGTCGTTATGAAACAGGAGGGATTACCTGCATGCTGAGTGGGTCGACCAGGTGAGCTGCGATGCTCATCTCATACTCTGACAGCTTCACATTTTTAACACCGATCTGACGCATCAGCTTCTCCGCCTGAAAGAGACGAAATCAAAAAGTCTACAAAAGAATTCACTTTAAGCTCCATTAGACGACGCTGACTCATCCTGACGCGTCCCTCCCGTCTAACCTGTTTCTGAGCCTCCACCTTCTGCTTTCGGGTCGGGTCGATGGCGTCCACCATCCACTTGATGGTGAAGTAGGTGACGGCTCCGAAGATGGTGAGACGGAAGAGCAGGCCGATGACCTCGTTTCTGCCCAGAGGACGGGCGATGTTCTCAACTGGAACCTCCCTCAGCACCATCGTCAGGGTGAGAGATGACAGGGAGTACACACggagctgcaggaaacacacacacaccaacaagtGATGTCATCACCATACCCGAGTTATAAACCTCGATAAAAGGGCTTGTGAATATCAAACACTAGCCATACCTCTTTtgctaccatggcaacaaaaaatgACAAGTCCTCAGGGTTGGGAAGTAACAGATTACAttaaaatgcacatttaaaGCATGTTTTTGCTTATACACCTGCTTGTTACAGCAGCCATGTTGCACTTTAATTTCCCTAATTTCTGAGCTGTGGAAACTAATAAAGGTAAAGGAAATTGAATGGTtgccatttttctttaaatagaaTCAGTTGCAGGACACATTTTaccacatttgtgttttgtgtacttGCATAACTTTTTCTCTGAAGACAGTAATTAGATCGTAAATTCAGTGTTCCAGATAAACACGCTCAGCGAGACCATTTTGAAGTAATCCAGAAGTATTTAGAATACATTACTTTACTTGAGTAATCCAAGGGAATACGTCACAGATTATCTTTTAGGACATGTAATCAGTAATCTGTAGGGGAACACGTTTTAAAAGTAACCCTCCCAACACCAAAGAACTCCATTAACTTGGTATTGTCCTTCTAAGAAgtgttttctgttatttttgtcCAAGCCGTATTGAACAGCAGCTCCTGttgaacattttacaacatgaaGTTTTTCCTCCAACAGTTTTTTATTTCGACTAAAAACTCAGAAATGCTTAAAGGTCCCATTCTGTCTGCGGGGTTTGGTGAGGACATGTGGCTGAACTGAACTTCACTCTGGATGAATCCAGACTTATGACATGTGAATGAAACACATGccgaacacacctgaggaataGTTTCTGTTGTGTAAGCATGCTGGGACAGGTGTGTCCTCCCGAGAAAAGCGACGATGTcttaaattatacattttttaaacggAGTCCGGCGCGACGTTTCTTTTAAGTAACAGATTCTGACACACACCGGGTCTGTCACTAAACTACAGGGAATCTGTAGACTCCTACACATCCTCCTCGACCCCTTTCCTCGACCCCCATGAGTCCTCGACCCCCATGAGTCCTCGACCCACAGTTTGTGCCCCCCAGGTGTCTACATTATTAAAAACGAAAGCAACGTGAAAGCTAGATGCTAACTAGCTAGCATTAGCTTGACCTTCTCGTCTTTTCGGCTGTAACAGTTACACTCCTGACCGGGAACATTTCACACAAATCCCGGCCGGTAACACACCGCTGAGCACCGACACATCCGTTAAAAACCCCCTGAGAGAAAGTAACATCACAAACGGGTTGTTTCTCCGGTAAATGTGACTCTTACATACCTCCGGTTGTCACGTCAGGCAGCGACACTTCCTCGGCTGCTTCTTCttcgtgtgttttttttttttcgtggTAGGTTGTAATCCCAATTTAAAGGTCAATACCGCCACCTACTGGAGCAtttaagattattattattattattattaatcaaTATTATGATTATTTATCATAATAttgattataataaaaaaaactatcaagCCATGTATTTTCTATGTCTACATATTAACATAAACAAATGTAAGAATATACTGTGacttacttttttattttggcttCTTCTGTGATACTGGTAGCAGGTTGTGGGCTCGTCTTCTACGTTTTTCATTTCGGACTCTCTACTGCCACCTACAGTTCTGGAGTGTCAACACCAATATCACTCAAAGAGTTTTCAATCTCAATCAATCGTTATTTGTACAAAGCCTCAAGACACAttacaaaaaagcaggtaaaggaccttactcattgttaatTTATCTATAAAGAACCAATGTTAATCCATCACTAaccaacatttagcaaagttacagtggagagaaaaacttcctgttaaaggtgacatatcctcctcctcctcttctttagtgtaaataagtctcagagctcctcaaaacatgtgtgtgaagtttcttgttctaaatccactctgatcctgtatttgatcatgtctataaacccctctatttcagccctgctcagaacaggctgtttctgtgtctgtacctttaaatatgtaaatgagctgtgtctgaccacgccccctctctggaagggctttggtgtctcggtgctttctcgctccatgtcctattgtttacggtgagaaggcagactcagagggcagaacaaacacctagctgtgggagtgtcacccacctgggggaggggctactgccctttgtgatgtcatgaagggaaaatctccaaacggactgtttgaacacacattttctaaatagtggagcaggcagaagacggagaggatggacttttctcatcattggggggtttgtagacggactagagacacatgttagagttagaggaacatggagaagaggattttaaataaCAGGCTGTGTGACCTTTAATCCAGAATGAACATTAATCAACATTagtcaaagttacagtggaaagGAAACACTTCCTTTGAGaggcagaaccagactcatgatgaacagccgtctgcAGAAACTGTGCTGGGCTTCAATAATcagagagggagatgcaggaagaagcaacaacaacaacaacaacaacaacaacaacaacaagagacagaTTTGTAGTATTGTTAAGTAATCGATGACGATCAGTCTAATATCAACATAAGAAACTGTAATTTACTGTAATCTTATTAAGTGGATGTTTCCCTCCAGCAGGTGGCGCTGTCACACAGATGATGATCCTCTGAGCAGAGGGATACATTTATAGTTTCAgtgtcatcatcatcttcttcatcatcatcttcatcatcatcacaacgtCTTCTCTTACTCATTGTTTCCATTCACATCACAGAACAGCACGTACAAGGaaacgtttttaaaatctgtttgagTTTCCTGCACATGAACGCATCTGTATCATACAAATCCCGACAATCATcgttaaaatgtgttaaatcaCGATGTAAAACTGCAGGAGGATTTATTACGTAACGTCAGCGGGACTCTGGAGGTTGCCAGGTGCTCAGATGTTCCCACCGAGATCATCTTCATGTTTCTTGTGTGATGGGAGGACAACACGGTCGGAACCTGGCAACCCTGTGTGCTGACAGGATGCGTTTGGTTCGTTagcagctaacagctagcatCGCCAAGTCAGACAGGATGATGCTGAAACCGGAAATGCAGCGTGttacacaataaaagcacactCTATAaagctttaaaggggacatacgTATAAtgaaaaaatccacttctacagtgtttttgaacatatatctgggtaacctgagagtctactgacccacaacatgtgaaataaaccatccagtcctttgtttgtggtctgcataagtcttacaacacagaggaaaatgctctgtttctaatgtgctctccttgtgatgtcacagtgggattctggtaaaaacaaaatcccctcccctcccctggtatctccacccatggactccacctagAGCAAAACCTTTGTGTTATTCtcgctagtgaaggagtgatgtttACCTGGAAACTCAAacgcatttaaagagacacacaccaaaacggagcgttctgagagagctggtttctacagggtcacaaacctcctctggtgcttgattcatgttatattttgaccaaagcacagcacagatgtttcatttggaccacaggggactgtttgaaaaggtggaggaggggactgtttgaaaaggtggaggaggactgtttgaaaaggtggaggaggggactgtttgaaaaggtggaggaggactgtttgaaaaggtggaggaggactgtttgaaaaggtggaggagtggactgtttgaaaaggtggaggaggactgtttgaaaaggtggaggaggggactgtttgaaaaggtggaggaggggactgtttgaaaaggtggaggaggactgtttgaaaaggtggaggaggggactgtttgaaaaggtggaggaggactgtttgaaaaggtggaggaggggactgtttgaaaaggtggaggaggactgtttgaaaaggtggaggaggggactgtttgaaaaggtggaggaggaggactgtttgaaaaggtggaggaggactgtttgaaaaggtggaggaggggactgtttgaaaaggtggaggaggactgtttgaaaaggtggaggaggggactgtttgaaaaggtggaggaggaggactgtttgaaaaggtggaggaggggactgtttgaaaaggtggaggaggactgtttgaaaaggtggaggaggactgtttgaaaaggtggaggaggactgtttgaaaaggtggaggaggactgtttgaaaagatggaggagagggagaataTGTCCTATTTAACATTCAGCTGATAATAAACATGTCCGATCACGAGgacacatatttatttattttatctgatTCAGGCCCACCTCTTATCTTAAACCAtgattttctttatatttacatttttctttaaattacagGTTGTAGAATTTGAAGCTAATTTAGAAAGCTATAACACTTATTCAAAGGAAGCATAACTATTACTGAGAGTGTTCTGACATCAGCCATTATTGGTAAAACTGCAGTAACTTCTTTACTAATTTGTCAACTgttttgttcattattttagtCTTTACTgaattagaaaacaaatgtagtcaagttaaatcatgtttaaatatatttaagtaCTACATATGATACAGTTTAATGAGGTCGTCTCCATACCGGGGTTTTAAACTTCGATTGgataataataaatcaaattatATCGACAATACCAgcgcaacaaaaatagaaactcCTAGACAGTACACCAAATAGTTGGTAATttcttggtttattttttttttttaatgcaactCCTCCACATTACAGTGCTAAAGataaagatcaactttattgatcccccatgggggaaatttttgcgtgacagcagctcaagaaaacaggaaacaggaatataactattaaaaataaaaataaatatagaaatgaaaaatcaaacatattaacatcagttaaataaaaaaaaatacaataatagaatattACACGGTATCTACTGTGCTGTTAGGTTGTCAACggatttgtgcaattaagaacGTGCACAGGAGTTTACCTGTAATTTTTGGGTGGATTCATTATTCTCCTGAACTCATTTCTTATGAATacaatgtagtttttttttttatttatttaagtttagtTTTGATGATAAATTAACCTGTGA
The genomic region above belongs to Labrus bergylta chromosome 21, fLabBer1.1, whole genome shotgun sequence and contains:
- the atad1b gene encoding outer mitochondrial transmembrane helix translocase, which encodes MVLREVPVENIARPLGRNEVIGLLFRLTIFGAVTYFTIKWMVDAIDPTRKQKVEAQKQAEKLMRQIGVKNVKLSEYEMSIAAHLVDPLSMQITWRDIAGLDEVITELKETVILPVQKRHLFQGSRLLQPPKGVLLYGPPGCGKTLIAKATAKEAGFRFINLQPSTLTDKWYGESQKLAAAVFSLAVKLQPSIIFVDEIDSFLRSRSSSDHEATAMMKAQFMSLWDGLDTDYHCQVIIMGATNRPQDLDSAILRRMPTRFHINQPSMKQREQILKLILENESVDLSVDLVDVAKGTEGFSGSDLREMCRDAALLCVRDFVNTQSDSPSEDFIRPIHQSDLQKAICKMKKSKTAGGQGALLHAALD